Proteins from one Lacrimispora sphenoides genomic window:
- a CDS encoding VanW family protein, translated as MNQIDNRQRGGGRTNSSRNGSSKNASETGRRTGQAYRTGSSYQQRRGKKRKRGPQYNITKILLAIILAVAAFICIMAAVKLIGGRRAKETEVNTTTVSEPELRKEVKVDGISIAGMSRDEARDAIEKNYQWGMKVTYHDDQYEIENLLDKKLDSLLEEIYSGEPKESYTLEFDGLDEDVQAEVKAIAGKWDVAAKNGSISGFDKSAGKFVYSGEKNGVVINQDKLALDILTQLKDKNFQAVIAAEGKEVAPKITEAQAKEMYKVIGTYTTTTTANSARNKNIELASEALNGVILQPGEEFSFNKATGERSTAKGYRPAGAYLNGELVEEPGGGVCQVSSTLYNAVVFAGISTTERHAHSYEPSYVTPGEDAMVSYGGPDMKFVNNSTTAIAIRTSFADRKLKISIVGIPILEEGVTLSMTSKKTAELDAPAPVYEEDQTLQPTEEKIVKAETKGSRWVTNLVTKKNGVVVSDEFFHNSTYRGKSATIKRNKSGVVIPTTDPATSAPETTGVSPQGPGETTAPHDNETAGNSGGPQGPGTTETQPTQPQGPSSTTEAAGDNGGQNVIPPNPFN; from the coding sequence ATGAATCAAATAGATAACAGACAAAGAGGTGGGGGAAGAACCAATTCTTCCCGGAATGGAAGCAGTAAAAATGCATCGGAAACAGGCCGCAGGACAGGACAGGCTTACAGAACGGGCAGCTCCTATCAGCAAAGGCGGGGAAAGAAAAGAAAAAGAGGCCCTCAGTATAACATTACAAAGATTCTTCTGGCGATCATTCTGGCTGTTGCTGCTTTTATCTGCATTATGGCGGCTGTTAAGCTTATTGGAGGCCGTAGGGCAAAGGAGACGGAGGTCAATACCACAACCGTTTCAGAGCCGGAATTACGGAAAGAAGTTAAAGTCGATGGAATCTCCATCGCCGGCATGTCCAGGGACGAGGCCCGGGATGCCATTGAAAAGAATTATCAGTGGGGAATGAAGGTCACCTATCATGACGATCAGTACGAAATTGAGAATCTGCTGGACAAAAAGCTGGATTCCCTGCTTGAAGAAATATATTCAGGTGAACCAAAGGAAAGTTATACCCTTGAATTTGACGGACTGGATGAAGACGTTCAGGCTGAGGTAAAAGCCATCGCAGGAAAATGGGATGTTGCGGCCAAGAACGGTTCTATTTCAGGATTTGATAAAAGTGCCGGGAAATTTGTCTATTCCGGAGAGAAAAACGGAGTTGTGATTAATCAGGATAAGCTGGCATTGGATATTTTGACCCAGCTCAAGGATAAGAATTTCCAGGCGGTTATCGCGGCGGAAGGCAAGGAAGTTGCCCCTAAGATAACGGAAGCCCAGGCAAAGGAAATGTATAAGGTCATAGGTACTTATACTACAACTACTACGGCTAACAGTGCAAGGAATAAGAATATCGAACTGGCTTCTGAGGCCCTGAACGGGGTAATTCTGCAGCCGGGAGAAGAATTCTCCTTTAATAAAGCCACAGGGGAGCGTTCCACTGCAAAGGGATATCGTCCGGCAGGCGCTTATTTGAACGGAGAATTAGTTGAGGAGCCCGGAGGAGGCGTATGCCAGGTGTCTTCTACCTTATATAATGCGGTAGTATTCGCAGGGATTTCTACTACGGAGCGCCACGCCCACAGCTACGAGCCTTCCTATGTAACACCGGGAGAGGATGCTATGGTCAGCTACGGCGGACCTGATATGAAATTTGTCAATAATTCTACCACTGCAATAGCCATCAGAACCAGCTTTGCCGACCGGAAGCTTAAGATCTCTATTGTGGGAATTCCGATTCTGGAGGAGGGTGTCACATTATCCATGACATCGAAGAAAACAGCAGAATTAGATGCTCCGGCGCCGGTTTACGAGGAAGACCAGACACTTCAGCCTACGGAGGAAAAGATCGTTAAGGCTGAGACCAAGGGAAGCCGCTGGGTGACCAATCTGGTTACCAAAAAGAATGGCGTTGTGGTTAGCGATGAGTTTTTCCATAACAGTACGTACCGCGGAAAGTCGGCTACCATCAAGCGGAATAAATCCGGAGTTGTCATTCCGACCACTGATCCGGCGACTTCTGCCCCTGAAACCACTGGAGTAAGTCCCCAGGGACCGGGAGAGACCACCGCACCTCACGATAATGAGACGGCTGGAAATTCCGGAGGACCTCAGGGCCCCGGTACCACGGAAACTCAGCCTACCCAGCCCCAGGGACCGTCTTCTACCACAGAAGCGGCAGGCGATAACGGAGGCCAGAATGTCATTCCTCCCAACCCTTTTAACTAA